A genomic segment from Daphnia carinata strain CSIRO-1 chromosome 1, CSIRO_AGI_Dcar_HiC_V3, whole genome shotgun sequence encodes:
- the LOC130696154 gene encoding dynein regulatory complex subunit 2-like gives MPPKKSDKWKSGGGKKGKGAKGDGSKGKKKGGKKKVKAKLSEDAKNRQQEQRAAVEEERRRMREELINSFLRHKLIKEQNLTRLNQSKLIEKWRHVLRDAKSQELSRELELMKLDFDKRYTENVTEINRLMESLLQSGLDFVQICDRQKMESDRTYEEHVARLKAFGNVYEQESKSFKATIAKDYQKAMACHQEEKRSLLCTINTLQSHYRDSYTAQKANFQVRKDDIINQGLEDEQTIRQNLERRLENSWQQLHENCVDSGELDDQRWALYSLLRRRDQIACEQQHSAENRLEKLSKAVNKIHEKHNCHEHSTQELIERRNELHDRRERWRLRLLKQQHQHAERLKAVAASSSDAAEYLEQLVRQGVLILRSAQRCRLLKPQPSSGSSSNSSVASPSSEPFQYFWTRFNHSYLETVLLQRHRAAIVRGRTAEAARLQKEVGIPTRWSLNGTSLAIHPEK, from the exons ATGCCTCCGAAGAAATCAGACAAGTGGAAATCTGGTGGTGGCAAGAAAGGGAAAGGTGCAAAAGGAGACGGATCAAAGGGTAAAAAGAAAGGTGGCAAAAAGAAGGTGAAAGCCAAGTTGAGCGAAGATGCTAAAAACAGGCAACAGGAGCAACGAGCTGCCGTCGAGGAAGAAAGGAGAAGGATGAGGGAAGAATTGATCAATTCTTTTCTCCGG CATAAACTCATAAAAGAGCAGAATTTGACCCGACTTAATCAAAGTAAACTGATTGAAAAATGGAGGCATGTCCTTCGCGACGCGAAAAGCCAAGAGCTTTCCAGGGAACTAGAA TTAATGAAATTAGATTTTGATAAACGCTACACGGAGAACGTAACTGAAATCAACCGTTTGATGGAATCTTTGCTCCAGAGCGGATTGGATTTCGTTCAGATATGCGATCGCCAAAAAATGGAAAGTGACAGAACTTACG AGGAACACGTGGCCAGACTAAAGGCTTTCGGGAACGTTTATGAACAGGAAAGTAAATCATTTAAAGCCACCATAGCCAAGGATTATCAAAAAGCTATGGCATGTcaccaagaagaaaagcgtTCGCTGCTGTGTACTATTAACACTCTGCAATCGCATTATCGCGACAGCTATACAGCCCAGAAAGCCAACTTTCAAGTCCGTAAAGACGATATCATTAATCAG GGTCTGGAAGACGAGCAGACAATCCGTCAGAATCTGGAGCGACGGTTAGAGAACAGCTGGCAGCAATTACATGAGAATTGCGTCGATAGCGGCGAGTTAGACGACCAACGTTGGGCCTTGTACTCTCTTTTACGTAGGAGGGATCAAATCGCATGCGAGCAGCAGCATAGCGCTGAAAATCGTTTAGAAAAGCTCTCCAAGGCTGTCAACAAAATCCATGAAAAACACAACTGTCACGAGCACAGCACGCAAGAATTGATAGAGCGCCGCAACGAACTGCATGACAGGAGAGAACGTTGGCGACTCAGGTTACTAAAACAACAGCATCAACATGCCGAAAGACTGAAAGCAGTGGCAGCAAGTTCGAGTGATGCGGCCGAATATCTCGAACAATTGGTTAGGCAAGGTGTGCTCATTTTGCGATCGGCTCAACGTTGTCGTCTTTTAAAACCGCAGCCGAGTTCCGGTTCGTCGTCAAATTCGTCCGTCGCGTCGCCGTCCTCGGAGCCCTTTCAATATTTTTGGACAAGGTTCAACCATTCTTACCTTGAGACAGTCCTTTTACAACGACATCGGGCTGCTATTGTACGCGGACGCACGGCTGAGGCCGCTCGACTTCAAAAGGAGGTCGGCATCCCCACGCGCTGGAGTTTGAATGGCACAAGTTTGGCTATTCATCCGGAGAAATAA